From a single Candidatus Dormiibacterota bacterium genomic region:
- a CDS encoding thymidine phosphorylase, which yields MAGFAFAFAKSGIVMDERAMRQAIERKREGAELEPSLWDAIVAAYMAGAVDDAQMAAMTMACVWRGLTIAEATALTRAMVASGQTLQYPSNSIVVDKHSSGGVSDIVSPIVVPLVAACGVRVAKLSGRALGHTGGTIDKLETIAGFNAALPMDAFVAQVERIGCAIAAQSDAFVPADKRLYHLRDRTGTVPSLGLIASSIVSKKIAGGAHRFVFDVKCGSAAFMRTPREAIELAQALVDISREFGRGAKAIVSDMNEPLGHSIGTGIEVIEARDFLRGRILDARVRELCLQVAAAMLELAGIDEPRALAASVLDSGSAYEKFVELIEAQGGSRHALEALALPERTHSVNAQRDGYVERIDAVALGNLAREWSAKAPTAGIRLNVRVGDRVERGQLLAECYGVHVNGSHVQTAIAIGDARPTPHPLVYATI from the coding sequence TTGGCGGGCTTCGCGTTCGCGTTCGCGAAATCCGGGATCGTGATGGACGAACGGGCGATGCGCCAGGCGATCGAGCGTAAACGCGAGGGCGCAGAGTTGGAGCCGTCGCTCTGGGACGCGATCGTGGCCGCCTATATGGCCGGCGCGGTCGACGACGCTCAAATGGCGGCGATGACGATGGCCTGCGTGTGGCGCGGCCTGACGATCGCCGAAGCGACCGCGCTCACCCGAGCGATGGTCGCAAGCGGCCAAACGCTGCAGTATCCGTCCAACAGCATCGTCGTGGATAAACACTCGAGCGGGGGCGTGAGCGATATCGTCTCGCCGATCGTCGTGCCGTTGGTGGCCGCGTGCGGCGTGCGCGTCGCGAAGCTTTCGGGCCGTGCCCTAGGCCACACCGGCGGCACGATCGATAAGCTCGAAACGATCGCGGGCTTCAACGCCGCGCTGCCTATGGATGCGTTCGTCGCGCAAGTCGAGCGCATCGGCTGCGCGATCGCGGCCCAGAGCGATGCCTTCGTGCCCGCGGATAAGCGCTTGTATCATCTGCGCGATCGCACCGGAACCGTACCGAGCCTCGGGCTGATCGCTTCGTCGATCGTATCGAAAAAAATCGCGGGCGGCGCGCATCGCTTCGTGTTCGACGTCAAGTGCGGTTCGGCAGCGTTCATGCGGACCCCGCGCGAAGCGATCGAACTCGCGCAAGCGCTCGTCGATATCTCGCGCGAATTCGGCCGCGGCGCGAAAGCGATCGTATCGGATATGAACGAGCCGCTCGGCCATTCGATCGGGACCGGCATCGAAGTGATCGAAGCGCGCGATTTCTTGCGTGGCCGCATTCTCGACGCGCGCGTACGCGAGCTGTGCCTTCAGGTTGCAGCCGCAATGTTGGAACTTGCCGGCATCGATGAACCGCGCGCTTTGGCCGCGAGCGTGCTCGATAGCGGCAGCGCGTACGAAAAATTCGTGGAGCTCATCGAAGCGCAGGGGGGCAGTCGTCACGCGCTGGAGGCGTTGGCGTTACCGGAACGCACGCACTCGGTGAACGCGCAACGCGACGGCTACGTCGAGCGCATCGATGCGGTGGCGCTCGGAAACCTCGCCCGCGAGTGGAGCGCTAAGGCGCCGACCGCAGGTATCCGCCTTAACGTGCGCGTCGGCGATCGCGTCGAGCGCGGGCAACTGCTCGCCGAATGCTATGGCGTGCACGTGAATGGATCGCACGTACAAACCGCTATCGCGATCGGCGATGCACGCCCGACGCCGCACCCGCTCGTCTACGCCACGATCTAG
- a CDS encoding glycosyltransferase family 2 protein: protein MQERPSGRLALSVVVPLFNEEDNVVPLLDRVYAILERLPPETTFEVVLVNDGSNDRTLARIREQLPLRANLVLVNLSRNFGHQLAASAGIDIATGDAVILMDGDLQDPPELIDAFLAKYREGYDVVYAVRRTRKGESAFKLLTARIFYRTIKRLTKVSIPVDTGDFRLMSRRVVDALKRSPERHRFLRGMVSWVGFNQTGIEYDRDERLSGVTKYPFTKMIRFAIDGITSFSDVPLRFASYLGFISSAAAFIYALIVVGYKLFSLHPPGYTKGWASLIVAIIFLGGVQLISLGILGEYIGRVYDEVKGRPLYLIAEIERS from the coding sequence ATGCAAGAGCGCCCGTCCGGCCGCTTGGCCCTGAGCGTCGTGGTCCCGCTCTTCAACGAAGAGGACAACGTCGTACCGCTCCTCGATCGCGTTTACGCGATCCTGGAACGGCTCCCGCCCGAAACCACGTTCGAGGTGGTGCTCGTCAACGACGGCAGCAACGATCGCACCCTCGCGCGCATTCGCGAGCAGCTTCCGTTACGAGCGAATCTCGTGCTCGTGAATCTCTCGCGCAACTTCGGCCACCAACTCGCGGCCTCCGCCGGTATCGATATCGCGACGGGCGATGCCGTCATCCTCATGGACGGCGATCTACAAGACCCGCCCGAACTCATCGATGCCTTCCTCGCGAAATATCGCGAGGGCTACGACGTCGTCTATGCCGTGCGCAGAACGCGCAAAGGCGAAAGCGCCTTCAAGTTGCTCACCGCGCGCATTTTCTATCGCACGATCAAGCGCCTCACCAAAGTCTCCATCCCCGTCGACACCGGAGATTTCCGCTTGATGAGCCGCCGCGTCGTCGATGCCCTCAAACGCTCGCCCGAACGCCACCGCTTTTTACGCGGCATGGTGAGCTGGGTCGGCTTCAATCAAACCGGCATCGAATACGATCGCGACGAGCGCCTCTCCGGCGTTACGAAATACCCGTTTACGAAGATGATCCGCTTCGCGATCGACGGCATCACATCGTTCTCCGACGTACCATTACGCTTCGCATCGTATCTCGGCTTCATCTCGAGCGCGGCCGCGTTCATTTACGCGCTCATCGTGGTCGGCTACAAACTCTTCAGCCTGCACCCGCCCGGCTACACCAAAGGCTGGGCCTCGCTCATCGTCGCCATTATCTTCCTGGGCGGCGTCCAACTCATCAGCCTGGGCATTCTCGGCGAGTACATCGGCCGCGTCTACGACGAAGTCAAAGGCCGCCCGCTCTACCTCATCGCCGAAATCGAACGCTCGTAG
- the vapB gene encoding type II toxin-antitoxin system VapB family antitoxin produces the protein MSHIAKLFTNGRSQAVRLPAAFRFDAKEVFIRRDAETGDVILSRKPTSWDGFFASLKGTDIPDGFLAAEERDQKMHDRDPLEGID, from the coding sequence ATGAGCCACATCGCCAAGCTGTTCACGAACGGCCGCAGCCAAGCGGTACGCTTACCCGCGGCCTTCAGGTTCGACGCCAAGGAAGTGTTCATTCGTAGGGACGCCGAGACAGGCGATGTGATTCTGTCGCGCAAGCCCACGAGTTGGGATGGCTTCTTCGCCTCCCTCAAGGGCACCGACATTCCAGACGGCTTTTTGGCTGCCGAGGAACGCGACCAGAAGATGCACGATCGCGACCCGCTTGAAGGTATTGATTGA